One region of Glutamicibacter sp. B1 genomic DNA includes:
- the lexA gene encoding transcriptional repressor LexA, which produces MSASQRTPRSNARSLTIRQKKILETIQRAIGKNGYPPSMREIGDSVGLKSLSSVTHQLSQLEKLGYIRRDPRRPRAMEILLPLQLTDDAENATQSESADAKTSEDAMVIELSTSADTTMVPLVGRIAAGGPILADQSVEDVFSLPRQLVGHGELFMLKVSGDSMVDAAICDGDWVVVRRQQNAENGDIVAALLDEEATVKTFRQRDGHTWLLPQNSRYEPILGDAATIMGRVVSVMRSL; this is translated from the coding sequence ATGTCAGCTTCACAACGCACTCCCCGATCGAATGCACGCTCGCTGACGATTCGCCAAAAGAAGATTCTGGAAACCATCCAGCGTGCCATTGGCAAGAATGGTTATCCACCATCCATGCGTGAGATTGGCGACTCGGTGGGACTCAAGAGCCTCTCTAGCGTCACGCATCAGTTGAGCCAGCTAGAAAAGCTCGGATACATTCGTCGAGATCCACGCCGTCCGCGCGCGATGGAAATCTTGTTGCCTCTGCAACTGACAGATGATGCAGAAAACGCTACGCAGTCTGAGAGCGCTGATGCTAAGACCAGCGAAGATGCCATGGTGATTGAGCTCAGCACCTCGGCCGACACAACAATGGTTCCTTTGGTCGGACGAATCGCAGCAGGTGGGCCAATCTTGGCCGATCAGTCCGTTGAGGATGTTTTCTCGTTGCCCCGACAACTGGTCGGGCACGGAGAATTGTTCATGCTCAAGGTTTCTGGCGATTCAATGGTCGATGCCGCAATTTGCGATGGCGACTGGGTGGTAGTCCGACGTCAGCAGAACGCGGAAAATGGTGACATTGTCGCCGCCTTGCTTGACGAAGAAGCCACCGTCAAAACTTTCCGCCAACGAGACGGTCACACGTGGTTGTTACCCCAGAATTCGCGCTACGAGCCAATTCTGGGCGACGCAGCGACGATTATGGGCCGTGTCGTTTCGGTGATGCGCTCGCTCTAG
- a CDS encoding LysM peptidoglycan-binding domain-containing protein has product MATIALDSNQSQTPMKIRINRRGWAILVGVPVFVLTVIAAFLVSMFASDAHASSDLPTGVETVDVTVIPGDTVWSLAKEYAHGYDITSAVNHISELNSLSGSEIRVGDSLSIPVLAE; this is encoded by the coding sequence ATGGCAACCATCGCACTTGACTCAAATCAAAGCCAGACACCCATGAAGATCCGCATCAACCGCCGCGGCTGGGCCATCTTGGTAGGTGTCCCCGTTTTTGTACTCACCGTGATTGCCGCATTCCTGGTCTCCATGTTCGCTTCTGACGCGCACGCCTCATCCGACCTTCCGACAGGAGTCGAAACGGTTGACGTTACAGTCATCCCGGGGGACACCGTGTGGAGCCTGGCCAAAGAATATGCTCATGGCTACGACATCACTTCTGCCGTGAACCACATCTCTGAATTGAACTCCCTCAGCGGAAGCGAAATCCGCGTCGGCGATTCACTGTCCATTCCAGTACTAGCTGAATAG
- a CDS encoding histidinol-phosphate transaminase — MNDRSELLSQLPLRENLRGLSPYGAPQIDVPIQLNVNENTHPLPPTVVEAIAQEVAKAATNLNRYPDREFTELRELLADYLGHSLTSENIWAANGSNEILQQILQAFGGPGRSLMSFGPTYSMYPLLASGTDTKYVPGVRADDFTLSAESAAQQVREHQPDIVFLCSPNNPTGTALGLDVITAVYDAMSEHNGMVIVDEAYAEFSLSSTKSALTLLEGRQRLIVSRTMSKAFGLAGARVGYLAAAPEVTDAIRLVRLPYHLSAVTQATAVAALKNIELLLAQVEDIKTQRDRIVSHLKELGLQPSVSDSNFVFFGGLDNPHAVWEGLLEAGIIVRDNGIPGTLRVTAGTESETTAFLDRLAELLGAEK, encoded by the coding sequence GTGAATGACCGCAGTGAACTTTTGAGTCAGCTGCCCTTGCGTGAGAATCTCCGCGGGCTATCTCCATACGGCGCACCTCAAATCGATGTGCCCATTCAGCTGAACGTCAACGAGAACACCCATCCGCTTCCTCCTACGGTGGTAGAAGCGATCGCGCAAGAAGTCGCGAAAGCAGCAACAAACCTCAACCGGTATCCAGATCGCGAATTCACTGAATTGCGCGAGCTACTAGCCGACTACTTGGGTCACAGTTTAACTTCTGAGAATATTTGGGCCGCCAACGGATCCAATGAAATCCTTCAGCAAATCCTGCAGGCCTTCGGAGGACCAGGGCGAAGCCTCATGAGCTTCGGGCCAACTTATTCCATGTACCCACTACTTGCTAGCGGAACCGACACAAAGTATGTGCCAGGAGTGCGCGCGGACGACTTCACGCTGTCTGCAGAATCTGCTGCTCAGCAGGTTCGCGAACACCAGCCGGACATTGTTTTTCTGTGTTCCCCCAACAACCCTACGGGCACCGCACTTGGCCTTGACGTGATCACCGCCGTTTACGATGCCATGAGTGAACACAACGGCATGGTGATCGTTGATGAGGCCTATGCCGAATTTTCCCTCTCCAGTACCAAATCGGCACTGACTCTGCTTGAAGGGCGTCAGCGACTGATTGTCTCGCGCACGATGTCGAAGGCTTTCGGCCTGGCAGGTGCCCGAGTTGGCTATCTTGCCGCTGCGCCCGAAGTTACCGATGCCATTCGCTTGGTGAGATTGCCTTACCACCTCTCTGCGGTGACACAAGCTACCGCTGTAGCAGCGCTGAAGAACATCGAATTGCTCTTAGCACAGGTCGAAGACATCAAAACGCAACGCGACCGAATCGTTTCCCACTTGAAAGAGCTGGGCCTTCAGCCATCGGTCTCGGATTCCAACTTTGTCTTTTTCGGCGGGCTCGATAACCCGCATGCGGTGTGGGAAGGACTGCTAGAAGCAGGCATTATTGTCCGCGACAATGGAATCCCAGGTACATTGCGCGTGACTGCCGGAACAGAATCAGAAACTACCGCGTTTTTGGACCGTCTTGCCGAGCTACTCGGCGCTGAAAAATAA
- the hisB gene encoding imidazoleglycerol-phosphate dehydratase HisB: MSAELIGARRARMERVTSESSVFVELDLDGTGVSEISTSVPFYDHMLTALSKHSLIDLTVRATGDTHIDVHHTVEDTAITIGEVLRVALGNKAGIRRFGTAYAPLDEALSRSVVDVSGRPYLVHSGEPAGQEYHLIGGHFTGSMTRHVFEAITFHAQICAHIEVLSGRDPHHIVEAQFKSFARALREAVELDARMGDKIPSTKGAL, translated from the coding sequence ATGTCTGCCGAATTGATTGGCGCACGTCGCGCCCGTATGGAACGCGTCACCAGCGAATCGTCTGTATTTGTCGAGCTCGATCTCGATGGCACGGGCGTGTCAGAGATCAGCACCTCAGTGCCTTTTTACGACCACATGCTCACCGCTTTATCCAAGCACTCGCTGATTGACCTAACGGTAAGAGCCACTGGTGACACCCATATCGACGTGCACCATACGGTGGAAGACACTGCGATCACCATTGGTGAAGTACTGCGAGTAGCACTGGGCAACAAGGCCGGCATTCGACGCTTTGGCACTGCCTACGCCCCTTTGGATGAGGCACTCTCACGCTCTGTCGTTGATGTCTCTGGACGCCCATATCTGGTCCACTCAGGCGAGCCAGCTGGTCAGGAATACCACCTCATTGGTGGACACTTCACCGGTTCTATGACCCGTCACGTATTCGAAGCGATTACCTTCCACGCCCAGATTTGTGCTCATATCGAAGTCCTTTCGGGCCGCGATCCACACCATATCGTCGAAGCTCAGTTCAAATCCTTTGCACGTGCACTACGTGAAGCTGTCGAATTAGATGCACGCATGGGCGACAAGATTCCATCCACGAAGGGTGCACTGTAA
- the hisH gene encoding imidazole glycerol phosphate synthase subunit HisH codes for MEKKNVVVLDYGSGNVRSAVRALEAAGASVELTADPEKVMNADGLVVPGVGAYASVMEQLTKIGALRWIGRRIAGGQPVLGICVGHQVFFEEGVEHGVKTAGIGEWPGKVERLQSDVIPHMGWNTVQPPEGSKLFAGVENERFYFVHSYAVQKWEFDVTQPAMTPPQVTWSTHGSPFIAAVENGPLSAVQFHPEKSGEAGAQLLRNWLGTL; via the coding sequence GTGGAAAAGAAGAATGTAGTTGTTCTGGATTACGGTTCGGGGAATGTCCGTTCCGCTGTCCGAGCACTTGAAGCCGCAGGAGCTTCAGTTGAACTGACGGCAGATCCTGAAAAAGTCATGAATGCCGACGGACTGGTTGTGCCTGGCGTAGGTGCCTACGCCTCTGTGATGGAACAACTCACCAAAATCGGAGCATTGCGCTGGATCGGACGCCGTATTGCTGGTGGACAACCAGTGCTCGGAATTTGTGTCGGTCACCAGGTCTTCTTTGAAGAAGGCGTTGAGCACGGTGTGAAGACCGCCGGTATCGGTGAGTGGCCAGGGAAGGTCGAGCGGCTCCAGTCCGATGTTATTCCGCACATGGGGTGGAATACCGTGCAGCCTCCCGAGGGAAGCAAACTCTTTGCCGGTGTCGAGAACGAGCGATTCTACTTCGTCCACTCCTACGCAGTGCAGAAGTGGGAATTCGACGTCACCCAGCCAGCGATGACTCCGCCACAAGTCACCTGGAGTACTCACGGCTCGCCGTTTATCGCTGCCGTAGAAAACGGTCCACTCTCTGCTGTGCAATTCCACCCGGAAAAGTCGGGCGAAGCCGGTGCACAACTACTGCGTAACTGGCTGGGCACCCTGTAA
- the priA gene encoding bifunctional 1-(5-phosphoribosyl)-5-((5-phosphoribosylamino)methylideneamino)imidazole-4-carboxamide isomerase/phosphoribosylanthranilate isomerase PriA — protein MSEQPILELLPAVDIAGGQAVRLVQGEAGSETGYGDPLEAALSWQNAGAQWLHLVDLDAAFDRGSNVDIVQRIAKELNIKVELSGGIRDDASLDRALEFGATRVNLGTAALENPEWTKQAIARHGDKIAVGMDVRGTTLSGHGWTKDGGDLWEVLARLEDAGCARYVVTDVTKDGTLRGPNVELLREIAAKTNKPVVASGGISSLEDLRVLRELVPEGIEGAIMGKALYSGQFTLQEALDVAGRS, from the coding sequence ATGAGCGAGCAACCAATTCTCGAACTACTGCCTGCAGTAGACATCGCCGGTGGACAGGCAGTTCGTCTGGTTCAGGGCGAAGCTGGGTCCGAGACCGGCTACGGCGACCCACTAGAAGCAGCACTCTCTTGGCAGAACGCCGGTGCACAATGGTTGCACCTAGTTGACTTGGACGCTGCGTTTGACCGAGGTAGCAACGTTGATATCGTTCAGCGTATCGCCAAGGAACTGAACATTAAGGTCGAACTCTCCGGTGGTATCCGCGACGACGCCTCCTTGGATCGTGCCTTGGAATTCGGTGCCACCCGCGTCAACTTGGGGACTGCAGCACTGGAAAATCCAGAATGGACCAAGCAGGCCATTGCCCGACACGGCGACAAGATCGCAGTCGGCATGGATGTTCGTGGCACCACGCTATCGGGCCACGGTTGGACCAAAGACGGTGGAGACCTGTGGGAGGTCCTTGCACGATTGGAAGATGCAGGCTGTGCCCGATACGTCGTCACCGACGTGACGAAGGACGGCACCTTGCGTGGACCCAACGTTGAACTACTGCGAGAAATAGCTGCAAAGACGAACAAACCTGTTGTAGCTTCCGGCGGAATTTCTTCGCTGGAAGACCTACGCGTACTTCGCGAGCTGGTTCCGGAGGGCATTGAGGGCGCCATCATGGGCAAGGCCCTCTACTCGGGACAGTTCACCTTGCAAGAAGCCCTGGACGTAGCAGGACGAAGCTAA
- a CDS encoding SseB family protein codes for MSTEHSESAPQRHLPGHIVAALAQAGSSADSAGQSWEGRDLSGEGNPLHNFDKDDGSADAKTMKVLAQLRAGEGSESEVHKALATARVFVAVVAQLGEEALTDHGFASDKEADMALVKIKAPDGRMALPVFTTVERLQAWHKEARPVAVFAPRAALSAVSEECQLLVLDPGSDFTFVLRRPGVWNLAKQVDWIPSYQNQQIANLVQDATEGFSQLQTVKLAPGRGVGSRSRDGQMVPGGGSGPELNLQFVFAPGTSQNQAQEIAGAIQGRLSQNTQFTEAVDSLELSLHSAPS; via the coding sequence ATGAGTACGGAGCATTCTGAATCAGCGCCTCAACGCCACCTGCCTGGACATATTGTCGCTGCGCTGGCTCAGGCCGGTTCATCTGCCGACTCTGCGGGGCAGAGTTGGGAAGGGCGAGACCTCAGCGGTGAGGGGAACCCACTACATAACTTCGACAAAGACGATGGCAGCGCCGACGCTAAAACCATGAAGGTATTGGCGCAACTGCGTGCGGGCGAAGGCTCGGAATCCGAAGTACATAAGGCCTTGGCCACCGCCCGAGTTTTTGTTGCCGTGGTTGCGCAACTGGGCGAGGAAGCGCTGACCGATCACGGTTTCGCCTCGGATAAAGAAGCCGACATGGCGTTGGTGAAGATCAAAGCACCAGATGGACGCATGGCACTGCCTGTCTTCACCACGGTGGAGCGCCTGCAAGCGTGGCATAAGGAAGCCCGACCGGTAGCTGTATTTGCTCCGCGCGCGGCACTCTCTGCAGTCAGTGAAGAATGTCAGCTACTGGTTCTTGATCCTGGCAGCGACTTTACGTTCGTGCTTCGACGACCGGGCGTATGGAACCTTGCCAAACAGGTCGACTGGATTCCGAGCTATCAGAATCAGCAGATCGCCAACCTTGTGCAGGACGCCACCGAAGGCTTTAGCCAACTACAGACCGTGAAGCTGGCTCCCGGCAGAGGAGTAGGCTCAAGATCCCGAGATGGCCAAATGGTCCCCGGCGGTGGCTCAGGACCAGAACTTAATTTGCAGTTTGTTTTCGCACCGGGAACAAGCCAAAACCAAGCGCAGGAAATTGCCGGCGCTATTCAGGGACGGTTGTCCCAGAACACACAATTCACTGAAGCAGTGGATTCCCTAGAACTCAGTTTGCACAGCGCGCCAAGTTAA
- a CDS encoding MFS transporter: MKSYWQILRQPQIAMLLLIGMIARLPHSALSMLLLLHLVNNLDQSWVSAGLVTALMTLGIAIGAPWRGARVDMWGLRRAMLPSVIVETAVWCTVPHVPLVWVYPLAFIGGLFALPVFSVVRTALGIMTTGEQRRTAFALDATATELVFIVGPATAGIVATQISSVIGLSVIGLTASMAGLALMLLNPPTRSDDPKAIGMQANAHEERLGAEASFIAAAPMGVPEVEGELIVAGWKSARARIKKRGRAFKSRFNWISASVLAVFIASAGAGMLLTGTEVAIVAELDAAMQSHRLGLVFFFWCGASLIGGLIYGSMKRVISPLLLLLFMAILTIPMFFAWDTWSLALFSALPGFLCAPTLSAASEWLTDLVAEKRRGEAMGWYGSAMTAGTALGSPVTGLFVDSIGPSYAFVGIGIMAAIVVFAALIAQQIRRRLRRSRRQRWETTA, from the coding sequence ATGAAAAGCTATTGGCAGATTTTGCGTCAACCGCAGATTGCGATGTTGCTGCTCATTGGCATGATTGCCCGACTTCCTCACTCAGCGCTGAGCATGCTCTTGCTGCTGCACCTGGTCAATAACCTCGACCAGAGCTGGGTATCGGCCGGTTTGGTGACCGCGTTGATGACTCTGGGCATCGCTATCGGCGCCCCATGGCGCGGCGCACGCGTGGACATGTGGGGACTACGCCGGGCCATGTTGCCCTCGGTAATAGTGGAAACTGCTGTGTGGTGCACTGTCCCGCACGTACCACTGGTGTGGGTCTATCCGCTGGCGTTTATCGGCGGACTGTTCGCCCTCCCGGTATTTTCTGTGGTCCGTACAGCGCTGGGCATCATGACCACTGGTGAACAGCGTCGAACCGCTTTCGCCCTGGACGCGACCGCCACTGAACTTGTATTCATTGTCGGTCCTGCCACCGCTGGCATCGTGGCTACCCAAATCAGTAGCGTGATTGGCCTGAGCGTCATTGGGTTGACTGCCTCAATGGCCGGTCTGGCATTGATGCTACTTAATCCACCTACACGAAGTGATGATCCCAAGGCTATCGGCATGCAAGCCAATGCTCATGAGGAGCGCTTGGGTGCTGAAGCTAGCTTTATCGCAGCCGCACCGATGGGTGTACCAGAGGTTGAAGGTGAGCTCATTGTTGCTGGTTGGAAGTCAGCACGGGCCAGAATCAAGAAACGCGGACGCGCCTTCAAGAGCCGTTTCAACTGGATTAGCGCCTCAGTTCTGGCAGTCTTCATTGCTTCGGCCGGTGCAGGGATGTTGCTGACCGGAACCGAGGTGGCCATCGTGGCCGAACTTGATGCTGCGATGCAAAGCCACCGTCTTGGGTTGGTCTTCTTCTTCTGGTGTGGTGCCTCACTGATCGGTGGTTTGATCTACGGCTCCATGAAGCGCGTGATTTCACCTCTACTGTTGTTGCTGTTTATGGCGATTTTGACCATTCCAATGTTCTTCGCTTGGGATACGTGGTCATTGGCTTTGTTCTCGGCTTTGCCAGGGTTCTTGTGCGCGCCCACCCTGTCGGCAGCCTCAGAATGGCTTACGGATCTGGTGGCTGAAAAGCGTCGTGGTGAAGCCATGGGTTGGTATGGCTCCGCGATGACTGCCGGTACTGCCTTGGGTTCGCCGGTGACCGGTCTCTTTGTTGACAGCATTGGTCCGTCCTACGCCTTCGTAGGCATCGGTATTATGGCTGCCATTGTGGTTTTCGCTGCCCTGATCGCCCAGCAGATTCGGCGGCGCCTGCGCCGCAGTCGCAGGCAGCGTTGGGAAACGACGGCTTAA
- a CDS encoding DUF1844 domain-containing protein has translation MSTEDTNSHQHLVDQQVRDIAEVPAVEIITTAAVHLMSAAAVKCGLAEGEDATELKDLDEARKLITALAGLVTAGAPEIGSQHAAPLRDGLRSLQLAFREASLIPDAPGKGPGEKYTGAVN, from the coding sequence ATGAGTACCGAAGACACCAACTCGCATCAGCACCTCGTCGACCAGCAGGTGCGCGATATCGCCGAAGTTCCGGCAGTAGAAATCATCACCACTGCAGCCGTTCACCTGATGAGCGCAGCAGCAGTTAAATGTGGTCTGGCTGAGGGCGAAGACGCCACTGAGCTGAAGGATCTGGACGAAGCACGCAAGCTCATCACCGCCCTTGCTGGCCTAGTCACCGCAGGTGCACCGGAGATCGGTTCGCAGCATGCGGCCCCACTGCGCGATGGTCTGCGTAGTCTGCAGCTAGCCTTCCGCGAGGCCTCCTTGATCCCAGATGCACCAGGCAAGGGCCCGGGTGAGAAGTACACCGGCGCCGTCAACTAA
- the infC gene encoding translation initiation factor IF-3: protein MPEVRLVGPNGEQVGIVRIEDALRLAHESDLDLVEVAPNAKPPVCKLMDFGKYKYEAAVKAREARKNQTNTVLKEVRFRLKIDTHDYETKVGHALRFLGAGDKVKAMIQFRGREQQRPEMGIRLLEKFAADVAEAGIIESSPRIDGRNMVMVVGPLKNKAEARREQQQKSGGRNSAKRKIRTDAPAETEGQNVAAAMDDEARAKLEQARQAAEGDA from the coding sequence GTGCCAGAGGTACGTCTCGTCGGCCCCAATGGTGAGCAGGTAGGCATCGTCCGCATCGAGGACGCGCTTCGTTTGGCTCACGAGTCCGATCTGGACTTGGTCGAGGTGGCACCCAACGCCAAGCCTCCAGTGTGCAAACTGATGGACTTCGGCAAGTACAAGTACGAAGCCGCTGTCAAGGCTCGCGAAGCTCGTAAGAACCAGACCAACACGGTCTTGAAGGAAGTTCGCTTCCGCCTAAAGATTGATACTCATGACTACGAGACCAAGGTTGGGCATGCATTGCGCTTCCTGGGCGCTGGCGACAAGGTGAAAGCCATGATCCAGTTCCGCGGTCGTGAACAGCAGCGACCAGAGATGGGTATCCGCTTGCTGGAAAAGTTTGCAGCAGACGTAGCTGAGGCCGGAATCATTGAATCCAGCCCACGCATCGATGGCCGAAACATGGTTATGGTTGTTGGTCCGCTGAAGAACAAGGCAGAGGCTCGCCGCGAACAGCAGCAGAAGTCGGGTGGTCGTAATTCGGCCAAGCGTAAGATTCGCACCGACGCTCCAGCTGAGACCGAGGGCCAGAACGTTGCAGCAGCTATGGATGACGAAGCCCGCGCCAAATTGGAGCAGGCACGCCAAGCAGCTGAAGGCGACGCCTAG